CCTTTCATTTCACTCAAAGAGAACTGGGTAAACCTGCACAGGTTTACTTAACAAAGGCGGGCTTCTGTCACGAGCAATGTTTAGTTACATCAGGCTAAGTGTGGACGAATTGAGAAGATAGTTTTATGTTTGTTTCCAAGCAAGGAGGGATCCCTTTGCATGCTGCTTTTGGGTCCAAAGTCAGCTTCACAATCATGGCCACTCTCTTTAGGACAAGTGATGGTCTGATGTTATGATGGATGTACTAATAAGATGCGATTACACTCAACAGTCACACGTGGGTTGACAAAGCAGTGTGTCATAATTATCCCCTCTGTCCAAAATTGTAAGGCATGCGATTTAACTTTGACGAAGAATTACTCTAACTACATATCGATTATTTGATTCTAAATCAACACCATTACATAGTGTTTCTAATACAAACACAATGAAATTATAATTTTATATCATGTGAACCACATATCGTTTCTGGACGGGAACAGAGAGTACTGAAACACTGGCACAAGAGCTGGTGCTATTTTATAGTATAATGAGATCACCTACGTAGAGTGCTCCTTGCATTTCTGGCAGCAAAGAAGTGTTTATTGGCATGTTCCTAACCTGCTTTTTTTTGTCACATGAATCAAATGTCCAGCACATACTCAAAACCAACACAAAAATGTAGAAAGAGGCAAACTAGTAAGCACAACGATTTTTTAACAACACAGAACAAGTGTTGGCTCTACAAGTATCGTCAGAACACAGCTGAATGTCTCAAAACATtaacaatgaaaaaaaaagcaactacGCAAGTTTTGATATGCTAACATAATTTGCCTATAATGCCTGTATATATTTATTTCAGTTTATTTAAAAGTTGAATTTACATGTCCACTTGTCCAGCTATGAAGCAACATAGGTAAGAGAAAAACTATAAACAAGCCAATCAAACATGTGAAGCGAAATGAGTGCCTGATGGTAAATAAACTTTGCTCGGACTGAAAAGTTATATTCAATCATTCCATTCAAATCAGTGCAGTGCTATTTTGAGAGCCCATCAGATGATGTTTATTGAATTCAGTGTATGGACCCAAACTAAGAGATAAAGAAGCTTCATAAAGGTTAAAGTGGTCTATATGTTAAGTCGCAGAAAAGAGGTAAACTGCTAAATTGGCAGCAAAATAGAATCCAAAAGTAAATCTAGGTACCAGTGACAAAAGGACAGGCCATATGGCATCAATGACACTTTTCTGAACAAAAATGCGAAATAATAAATTTATAAGCTGGTAAAAGTCAAAATAGCACTGGATCAATCCAACATAAAAACACACTAATAATATCTGCATTTATGTATAAAAGCACACAACCTCCTGAATGCCCTATGCAGCTTAATTTTACTGAATTGTGAAATGAGCCTGATTTCCAGAGCAGAACATACTATTGGTGTAAATTTCATACGCTGTAATTGCCGGACACATGTGCTTCTGCTTTACTGATCTAAACAAGCAAAGATAATCAAAATATGCACATACAAATGGGTGTAGGAGCTGACAATTTTCCAAGAAAAAACATTATTTTCCAAACCGACAACAAAGAAAGCATAGACAAACAACAATTCTACGGTCAATCTAATGACACTGAAAGCCACTTGGCCTGATTTGACCCGATTTCACATTGCACGACAACGATTGAGGTGTCGCAAAAGATACCAATTCACTAAAAAGCACAGAATATCTGCACTAAAAGCTAGACtattaaagaaaaaaagcatCCTAATCACACATACATGTGAGAAAAGACAGCAAGCCCCTAGAAGCAATCTCCAAATAAAACCCCTCTTTTCCTTAACCAATTCAATTGTAGCAGCTACACAATATAATAACAAGAGATCCGCAGCAAAATAGCTAGAAACAATCACAGTCGCCACGCCACGCCACTTAGCTAAAGCATCGGCGGGGAAACTCATATACTCTGTCCTAACCCCCCGCCCACACACTCACTCTACTCTCGGTATTACTCTCTAATACTCAGAAGCAAACCAGCAAACAAGGACTGacaggcagcggcggcggcggcggctcaggGGTGGCAGCCGAGGCAGTCGCAGGACTTGGGCGTGAAGGAGCAGAACCCGAAGGGGCGGTTGGGGATGTTGCAGTTGATGGCGTAGCAGCACGGGCAGGGCACGCAGACGCCcctggcgccgccgcagcaggtGCAGGGAGCGCAGAGCTGGAAGCTGCccaggcgccgccgcgtctCGTTCAGGACCACGGCGCTGTACCCCGTCCCGGCCGCCGGGGACATCGGCACCATCATCCTAACCGCCGACGCATCAGGGACCTGCGCGCGGAGGGCACATGTCAGGATCTGCGCCCCGAGATTCGCGGAATtgggtggcggaggaggcggcagctTACCTGGGACTGGGGCTGGGAGCTGCTGGAGGTCGCCGCCaagaagaggagcaggaggaagaggagattgGGCGTGAGGGCAGGCATCATCCTCGCCTGGCGTCCGCTGCTAGCTCGCGGTGGCCGCGGTATTGGGGATTTGGACTGGTCAGTGGGTGATAGGGAGAGTGGTGGACTGGTGGGGGGGAAGCTGGGGAAGCAAGTGAAGTGTGGGGGTGAAAGGAACAGAGGCTCTTTTTGGGAGAAAGGGAAGACCGGAGACGAGATTTCGAGGAAAGGCTACAAGCAGCTGTCGTCATGTCCATCGTCATGTGGTGGCATTTTTAACACAAAAGGGGATGGATAAAAATACTCTCCAAGAACAAGAGGATCTGCTCTCTGTTCATCAGGAAATCGGACTTGAAATCGCCCGTCGACTTGGTGCGATCCTGCCATCGGATTCCTAGGATTCCGATCTTGTCAATTCCAGCGCTTGGTTTAGAACCAAAGGCAAAGCcgacttaattttttttttactgtaaTAAGGGTAAAGCCGACTTGTAATATTGTTTGGTTGTTCAAGATGGGGGTCCTTGATAGTAAATGAGTTTCCATGTTTAATCCTGACAAATTATTCTGCTGGACGAATCCCGTTACGGGAAGATCTTGCAAGGATTCAGGGTGGATGCCTGCCACTCTGGCAGTCCTCACCAGATTGCCGACTTGTACTGCACGGAACAAGACTGCATGTACAAAATTATCCCTCGATATACAGATTATTGTCTGGAAATGATCAAGTTGTGAATGGCTGGATCTGGACGGGAGAGAATGTGGGTGAGATGCGCACACCACCAAAGGATGGAGTACTCTGCAGTTCTTCACGGAAATCAGTCGCCATCAAGAGGAACTTGATTTACCACGAGAGCATTTATGCCTACTTAGCCACTAGAAAGAAATGTGGTTGGACCAGGTTCGGCACCTTATCATGGCCTCATTAAATTTTGGGTTGTTGGACGGAAGCCGGTTGCCTCAAAAAACTTTATGTGCCGAAACAGTGATGGTGATGCTGCAACCGAAAATTCAGGTGCACTTTACCTTAGCTCCGCCATGTGGTTGAGGTCGTGTGCGTGTGGATGGCTGGCTGCAGGTTGTGCAGTGAAAATCTAGGAGAAATGTTCCATTGCAGGAGCTAAAATCACCCTTCCAAGCAAAAGCTGAATGCAGGTTACAACTTACAGCTAGTTACTGCGATGAGGCAACAGGGATTGCTGATTCACCTGCGGTTCTTCAACCAACCAGCCTTTCATACCCCCGTCACCTTTTTCAGGGACCTTGGATGCAGCAATGACAATAGTGCATGAAGCTCTGAAAATTGGATATCTGCATTCAAACATTATTTTGGTTGCAAATGGGGTCTCGAAAGATCTGCattaattaacaaaaaaaagtaactgTACATCTCTGGTAGCAACTCAATTTACAGAACTTGATCCCGGGGAGTTAGGGGAAACATTCACAACACCTCAGAGGGCTGCGATGGATTTATACATCAAGGTAGGTCAAATGCGAAGGAAACCCCTAGGGTGTGTATGCAGATCCAGAGGGCGATTCCAGGAGACACCGAGCCATAGGTGCATTAGTTGAAGCAGAGGCAGAGAAGCCGTATGCGTACACTCCCATTGGAGAAGCCATTGGATGGTCAAATTTGCAATTGATGCCGAACTTGCAGATGCCATAACGAGAATAGAATTTGCAGAGTTCTTCCCCCTGAAAATTTCAATACAGATTTGTCATGATCCAACAGGTGTGCTAGGAACAGGCAAAGATGAAGAGTTCTAGTCAGGGCAGCAAAATATTAGCTAAGCATAATGCTCCTTCTCTTAATGTAGAAAGAGTACCCCTTTTTGCCTGGACTTCAAGCAGTTTAGCTTTAACCGTGTTAATAGTCTCACATTAATTGGTTTATAGAGAATCAAAGTTGATTTACCAACGAGTCGCGAAATGCTATGGTTCTTCCATATGATTTCTGAATTTATTCAGAAGTAATTCGTCGAGATTGCGCACCCTTATTTATCCGAAAAATACTACGAAATATTCTAAAGTGCAGTCGGATAGATCCAACCTATTCTTGAAATAGACAACTCGCACACACtccctttccaaaaaaaatcaaaacaccAACCACTACAGTTAGATTTAGCAGACCCAGGCACTATTCATTCACCAGCTAAATAAGTATCGTGTGTTAACCAAATAAGTAATAACTAAACATAGGTACTTCATGGCTTAGCTTCCTTGTTAAATTGGCATGTTACAACAACGTTCTGGTTGATAATACTACCATACTGAAATCAGCAAGTAGCTTTGTCCGGTATAGTGGATTTTCGGCTGTGAACGTGACTAGACTTATACGTTCAATTTCATGATAAAATAGTACATGTAACCAACACAAGTATTGTTCAACAATGGTTCTTGAAGAATTGACCACGATTTGTACCATTGAAGAATCAATCACGTAATCAAGAAAATATAGTATGGAACATGTTTGGTTCTATAACTCATCTCAAGCTAAACTTTGTGAAGATTCATCTCAAACTAAACTCGGTGAAGGATTGCAAATCAAAAGCTTAAACATGTTTGGTTATACTCTGAGCCCTCCCACATGGGGGTGATGAAGGTGGTACAGTGTTcaacaaaacaataaaatatgGAATAAAACTATCATAGGCAATGGTAGAAGGATCAACAAAACAGCAGTTGAGAAGGACTTCCATATAACTTACTGGGCGTAGTGGAAGACCCATTGGGCTCAAGACACAGTCTGGAGGAGGCAGTGATCGCACCCGGGGGTGATGGAATTTGCAAACTGCGCCAAATTTACAATCTCCGGTCTTTATGTAGTATATGCATTCTGGTTGATCAGGTCTCTCAGGAAACACATTCTCTCTCTGCAACGCGTACTGAGGCACAGGAAACGAACTAGGCCTGTAGGGTGATAGCATTCCTTGATTGCCTGAACTGGCTTCGCCTTGTCGATAAGTTCCGTAGTTTTGCTGAGCCCCTGGTGACTGCAGTCGACTCTCAGAAGATGATACAGGTAGCATTTGGCCCTtgatagaaaagaaaaataacaaatatcAACCTAAATATAGACTCAAAACCATTGACCTAAGCTGCATACCCAGAGCTTTCCAAGATGCATATAAAATAGACTCGTTCTTGACTGAACtttaggaagaaaaaaaacattaagaAAATCATCATTATCAGATCGACAGATTTATCTATAAGGAAACATCATTAACATGACAGGAATTCAAATGGCAACATAGTGCAAGTAAGGAGAGGCCATAAAAACAGGCCCATTACACAGAAAATGGAATTCAAAGGTTAGACTTGCAAAGATCCAAATACTTGCAAAAGATATCTTAAAGTTGATGCTGATGTATTTACAatagtttttatttttccctGTTGATCTAGGAAATGAACATAGAAccaagattaaaaaaatcatgagtGGGAGAAATTCGTTTGCTGCAAGACTATGAAACGAGATGATCTTACAGGATATGAGTTCCAGCTTGGTACTTGAACAAGACCCTGTTGTACAATCATCGGTGCATAATTTGAAGGACTTTGCCATCTAGGGCTTGGAATAAAAGAACCTCTCGGATAAGTCCAGTTTGATATAGTTCCAGCATAAGAATGTGGACCAGCGCTTGCAGAGGTATGAAGAGAAGGATAAATAGGGGAACCACGCGAAGAAGCCACCGCATTGAAAAGTTCTGGATGGTTAAATTTACATGTATTCCCATATTTACACTGTCCCGTTTTTAAGTAATATGCACACTCCTTTTCATTCTACAACAGTAAAATATATTTCAGTCCAGTAAATCAAACtgtaaaggaaataaaagCATGATATACTGCTCACAGTCGACTACGAACCAGTCGGAGGGGGTATCCTAATGTGTTTAGCTGCACCATCCCTGCGATTCCAGCCTTTTCTCTGGGATGATGGAATTTGCAAGTAGGCCCAAATTTGCATGTCCCGGTCTTCAGATAGTACTGAATTATAATGTTGAGAAATTCTTTCAGTTCAACATGTCCAACATGACATAAAGTTACATTATACCGCTGCTAGATTGCAACATATACTCTAGACAAAATGAGAAGAAAACTAATAATAACATGTACTTCTACGAAAAAAGAGCAACCTGAAAGTGGGTGATTATCATTCTGACAAAAACTTAAGCTAACCAACCATCTTGGTGTCAAATGATAACCAGTTCTTACAAAGAAACACAGaagcaaaaagaaagagaattaCTAAGTCCGCAAAGGAACCTCTTTTTCTTAACCTATACGGCACACCGCACTAACAGAATTTAAGACCCCCTCTTCTCCAGATGTTCTCTAAGCATATGTTAAGCCTCCAAAGCATCATATTAGCAGAAAACATGTTAATTATTATGGAgtacaagtttaaatattgCTAAAGATtctgaaagaaagaagattTTGTTGAGATCATGATTACCTGACATTCTGGTTGTCCCACCCTCTCAGGATATTCTCCTTTCATTCTGGCAGAGGCAATAGCCTAACAATAAACAGATCAACtgagaacaaaataaaagataaaGTAACAACAACCAATATGTCAAGAAATAACTTcagaaaaataagaaatagTTTTGCAGAAGGTTCTGTGGTCAGTGCTGTAACGACTCACAAGATAACAGGAACGATATGCAGTCCACCAGTGGGAATTATGAATTATGAattatgcaaaagaaagacaaACATGCTGGTGAAAATTATAGGACAGGAAGGATGCATCTATCTAGTGTGGCACTTGAGTAACAAATAGCAGCTAGCCAATGCAAACAGAGAAGAATAGAAGCATGGCATTCCTGGAGAAAAGAGCCACATTTGACAGTCACCgagctaaaaaaaacttttatcAGCAAACTGATTATAGGATCTTTAGATGCCTCTAAATGAGAGAGTAATCAAATCTCTAAAGGCGGTCATGTAAACAAATCAAGATATGGGGCATTTTATACATTAATTCTCGCATTTATTTCGATGGTTCAATGAGAACAAACCAACACAATATGTTTCTGTTCCAATTGCACATTCAGTTTAATAATGCTGCTTTATGTACATGAGAAGAATATATaagaaaatatgcaaattGTAACCCTGATGTGCCTGCTTCCTGAATGACAGCCCTGTCAAGCAGCATGAGTGTGATACAGAGCAATATGGTAACATAACAGCAGCTGAGAGAAGAAGGTATTCACCAAATTCCTATCCGGGGGATGATTGAACCTGCAGCTTATGCCGAACCTACACAGTCCAGTCCTGAGGTAGTAGGTGCAGTCCGGCTCGCCCGGGCGCTCAGGATACGGCCCAGGTTGCATAGGAGCACCGCTGCTCATGGTCATCTCCTGCCACATCCCCTCTGCAACCAACATTTGCGCACACAGTAAGAACATTGCCGAAAACCCCTACAACTAACAAAAATCGAGATCAACAATTGCGCAACAGTAAAATTTTACTGCCAACTGGTTTGAGCCATACAACCATCCACATTCTACAAGTAACcgcaaataaaatatggaaATCAGCAACACGCAGTTTAGCACAACCCAGCGCCCGCAAAAACCCCAATTCCACGCCCACACGAAGAGTGCCGCACTATCCGATTCCACCGAATCTGTCGTGATTAATACTCCATGACCCATAGTTGAATACTATTAGAGAATCCACTAATCCTCCGTGAAACGGCAGAAAAAAAGTGAGCAAAACCAAGCATCGGAGCTTAACCTACGGAGCAGAATTAAGCGTGAATTCCCCTAAACGCGGCTCGAGCGCTCATGCGAGAAAGGGGAAGAGCAGGCGGAACCCTAACCGTCATAGAGAGCGTCCGGGTCCGGCGAGGGTGCGTcggtgtcggcggcggcgttggcggtggcgggagctgggggaggaggaggcgaggggTCACTAGCGTTGGCGGCGGAGGATGAGGCCGTCACCGTCACAGCCGCGGCGGGAGCGGGGGCCCTTCCggcttcgtccatcggcggcgagcggcagcGCCGTCCATCACGCGatcgcgcgggcggcggctgccattcggagctccggcgagggcGCGGGGAGGTAGAGGGGGGGCGAGTGATCGGTGCGCTGTGGAacagagagaggagagggggcgCCCTGGCTCTGCCTCCTGCCCCCCGCCCCTTGTATTTATTTCTCTCCCCTCTTCTCTTTCCGGTGCGCGGCTTTGCTACGTGCACCCGCGCGTACCACGCGCTCTGCTTAAGCAGGGGATCAAAATATTTTCGGGGTTTTGCGCCTGGAAAATAGCGTCCGGTCTTTTAAGTTTTAACAACTCGGGGGGTCATGGCAAGGCCATGGGAGCAGCGGTGTGTTTTTGCATTGCAAGCATACTTGAGTGGTAGTATGGAGTTAGAAGATGATTGGCAGATGCAATGTGTTTTTGCTTGGCACTGGCAGGCATACTTGGGTGATATCGAGTTAAGGATGATTGGGTTGCTTCATTGCAGCCTTCACAAAATCGATGATGGGTTTTCgaaaaagttttttttctataaaaaaattgttatGGCAATGATGTCATGTGATATTTTAAGCAAAAAACAATTCTTGAATTATTATTGAGTTGGAGAAACAGAGCGAATGTCATACTTCTCTTGGTGAAGGAGACTATCTTGTTACGACTAAAATAGGTTTCCCTTTCTCTGTAAATATTGCATGCATTATATTTTCCCATGTGTTTTAAATTATTCGACTTTAGTCATCATATGAAGCTATATTTATGAGCATTAATTGTCAAAGGTGGGGTTGAAAGTAAAATGATGTGCATTGTTCATGGTTGTCTGTAAACAATGCAAAGTGTGAAAGAGAAGTTGGCCCTCTTTATTATTAACCCGATTGAAAGTTATCTTTAGTCGCATTATTGCACTATGAGTAGATAGTGTGGATGCACTGTTAAAAACGCCGTATTAATTGCTAAAAATAGAAGGCATAATGTTGGAACAAACATGTATATTGATCACTAATTCACGATCGTTTTTCTTCCAGCTTTAAGTATGCTATGTATCTTTTCTTCGTCGATTGCACCATTGAACCATGGGATAGCGACTCACTAAGATGGGTTTACCTCATTTCTCAATTCTCATGGTCTAGTGATTGAAGGATTCGAGAAAGTGGTGGTTGACATAAGGTAGGGATGGACTGATGTGCTACATTATTGATCGGCGAAACAAGGAGCCGAGAATGCTATGTCAAGTGGGAAATACCTGAGTGCTAATTACTGAAAGGGACAGTGGTCAGGGGACATGTAgcaagaagaggaagacgggaaaaaaaaactgtcacGGTGCACGATTTTGTTTATAAAACATAAGCACTTAAAAAGAGCATAAGCTAACAATCAGGTTTTTGGCAGTGCTAATAGCATAGACGAATTTTTAAGCTATCCTTAGTTTTCATACAAGTCATCTACCTTCGCTTtacaatatatttttcttgacCGCAAACTGTCTTTACTCATGGTTACGTAGTTTTAAGCTATCCTTAGTTTTCATACAAGACATCACCCTCGGTTATCTaaagaggcaataataaaaaCAGTACTCATGAAAGGATGGCATATTTGCtctcggtaaaaaaaaaacatatacaaGAGCATCCATGATTATGTCCCTGTTaatttattttctattttttccgGGGCTGTTAATTTAATTTCCCTCAAGCCAAACCAGCACTGCACCAAGGGGTGGTGCACCTAACAATTCCCGCTTGTACTGTGCGTGCCAGTGTACCTGGGAGCTGCTCGCAGCTGCTTTGCTGGGCGTCCgctcctgtttttttttcttctccttttttctcTATAACGCTCGCCTTTTACGCATTCCAGGAAGGCCTTTTTGTTCGGGTGTGAATTGT
The Brachypodium distachyon strain Bd21 chromosome 2, Brachypodium_distachyon_v3.0, whole genome shotgun sequence genome window above contains:
- the LOC100844366 gene encoding uncharacterized protein LOC100844366, with amino-acid sequence MMPALTPNLLFLLLLFLAATSSSSQPQSQVPDASAVRMMVPMSPAAGTGYSAVVLNETRRRLGSFQLCAPCTCCGGARGVCVPCPCCYAINCNIPNRPFGFCSFTPKSCDCLGCHP
- the LOC100842022 gene encoding zinc finger CCCH domain-containing protein 12, coding for MDEAGRAPAPAAAVTVTASSSAANASDPSPPPPPAPATANAAADTDAPSPDPDALYDEGMWQEMTMSSGAPMQPGPYPERPGEPDCTYYLRTGLCRFGISCRFNHPPDRNLAIASARMKGEYPERVGQPECQYYLKTGTCKFGPTCKFHHPREKAGIAGMVQLNTLGYPLRLNEKECAYYLKTGQCKYGNTCKFNHPELFNAVASSRGSPIYPSLHTSASAGPHSYAGTISNWTYPRGSFIPSPRWQSPSNYAPMIVQQGLVQVPSWNSYPGQMLPVSSSESRLQSPGAQQNYGTYRQGEASSGNQGMLSPYRPSSFPVPQYALQRENVFPERPDQPECIYYIKTGDCKFGAVCKFHHPRVRSLPPPDCVLSPMGLPLRPGEELCKFYSRYGICKFGINCKFDHPMASPMGVYAYGFSASASTNAPMARCLLESPSGSAYTP